The following are encoded together in the Populus trichocarpa isolate Nisqually-1 chromosome 5, P.trichocarpa_v4.1, whole genome shotgun sequence genome:
- the LOC112327599 gene encoding uncharacterized protein LOC112327599 — MRVLKGARKGKRVLKGAARRKRVLKGTRRGKRGLKGAPRRKRVLKGTRRGKQGLKGARRRKRVLKGAARRKRVLKGTRGGKRGLKGARRRKRVLKGARRGKKARAQRRLKRSEGLKALKEESEGSKVLKEKSEGSKVLKEESECLKALEEGSEGSKALQEESECSKALEEESECSKALKEKSKAHSKG, encoded by the exons atGCGAGTGCTCAAAGGCGCTCGAAAAGGAAAGCGAGTGCTCAAAGGTGCTGCAAGAAGAAAGCgagtgctcaaaggcactcgaagaggaaagcgagggctcaaaggcgctccAAGAAGAAAACgagtgctcaaaggcactcgaCGAGGCAAgcaagggctcaaaggcgctcgAAGAAGAAAGCGAGTGCTCAAAGGCGCTGCAAGAAGAAAGCgagtgctcaaaggcactcgaggagggaagcgagggctcaaaggcgctcgAAGAAGAAAGCGAGTGCTCAAAGGTGCTCGAAGAGGAAA gaaagcaagggctcaaaggcgcttGAAGAGAAGCGAGGGCTTAAAGGCACTCAAagaggaaagcgagggctcaaaggtgcTCAAAGAgaaaagcgagggctcaaaggtgcTCAAAGAGGAAAGCGAGTGCTTAAAGGCACTCGAGGagggaagcgagggctcaaaggcactccAAGAAGAAAGCGAGTGCTCAAAGGCACTTGAAGAGGAAAGCGAGTGCTCAAAGGCGCTCAAAGAGAAAAgcaaggcgcactcgaaaggataA